In Picosynechococcus sp. PCC 7002, the following are encoded in one genomic region:
- the argC gene encoding N-acetyl-gamma-glutamyl-phosphate reductase: MSSSEKVSVGIVGASGYGGMQLVRLLSDHPQVELTYLGGNSSAGKPYAELYPHVGHRIKMIVEPIDLDVIASRCQVVFLGLPNGLACDLAPQLIERGCKVLDLSADYRFKDLDTYQAWYKTERTDQDTNAIAVYGLPELYRDDIRRAQLVGCPGCYVTASLLALAPLFKQGLIQPETAIIDAKSGTSGGGRQGKINLLLAEADASLGAYGVASHRHTPEIEQICSKLASQDIRVQFTPHLIPMPRGILATVYATLRDPGLVRDDLLTIYSAFYRAAPCVEVLPNGVYPQTKWACGTNLCYLGIEVDHRTGRVIVMSAIDNLLKGQSGQAVQCMNIMLGWEETAGLPQLAFYP; the protein is encoded by the coding sequence ATGAGCAGTTCGGAAAAGGTTTCGGTCGGGATTGTCGGCGCGTCGGGCTATGGTGGTATGCAACTCGTCCGTCTGCTGAGTGATCATCCCCAAGTGGAGCTGACCTATCTAGGGGGCAACAGCAGTGCCGGAAAACCCTACGCAGAACTTTATCCCCATGTCGGCCACCGCATCAAAATGATCGTTGAGCCCATTGATCTCGATGTGATTGCCAGCCGTTGCCAGGTGGTTTTTCTCGGTTTGCCCAATGGCTTGGCCTGTGACCTTGCCCCCCAACTGATCGAACGGGGCTGCAAAGTCCTTGACCTTTCGGCTGACTATCGCTTCAAGGATCTCGACACCTATCAGGCTTGGTATAAAACAGAACGCACCGACCAAGATACGAATGCGATCGCCGTTTATGGTCTGCCAGAACTCTACCGGGATGACATTCGCCGCGCCCAACTGGTGGGTTGCCCTGGTTGTTATGTCACTGCTAGCCTCTTGGCCCTGGCACCCCTCTTCAAACAGGGCTTGATTCAGCCAGAAACCGCAATTATTGATGCCAAATCCGGCACATCCGGCGGAGGTCGCCAAGGGAAAATAAATTTACTCTTAGCCGAAGCCGATGCTTCCCTGGGAGCCTATGGAGTAGCCTCCCACCGCCATACCCCAGAAATTGAACAAATTTGTAGCAAACTCGCCAGCCAAGATATTCGCGTGCAATTTACGCCCCACCTCATCCCGATGCCCAGGGGCATTCTGGCGACGGTCTACGCAACCCTCCGGGATCCGGGTTTGGTGCGCGATGATTTACTGACCATTTACAGCGCCTTTTATCGAGCAGCTCCCTGTGTAGAAGTTCTACCCAACGGTGTTTATCCCCAGACGAAGTGGGCCTGTGGTACAAACCTCTGCTATTTGGGAATTGAAGTAGATCACCGCACGGGCCGCGTCATTGTGATGTCCGCCATTGATAATCTCCTGAAGGGTCAGTCGGGCCAAGCCGTCCAATGTATGAATATTATGCTGGGCTGGGAGGAAACGGCAGGCTTACCGCAGTTAGCGTTTTATCCTTAA
- a CDS encoding ATP-dependent helicase: protein MNHLSVHQQQFLTQLAAGLRPGQDALAQWRSGEMAIAAVPGSGKSHALAVAAVLTLARQSLHHGQQLVIVTFTRAAAEGIKQKILTHLKAAQLPVVGFSVQTIHGLALQIASRHPEVSGVDLDSLSLQDIPANHPILRAAVEQWIQAHGEQYERLCQGARSDQEKTEQLRRRFALSTEILPDLAHTVIHESKSSNLSPQAVAKLGETLDDPYQSLAIAAGIYQNYQQLLQENNVLDYDDLVLGAIRVLQQPELQQYWQGQIYGIFEDEAQDSSPLQEQLIRLLATAPESGECNLVRVGDPNQAINSTFTPADPFYFNRFCQAVDCAEIHYAGRSSLPIITAANQMLHWASHTLSPPDRFAFRWQEIFPVPNHDPQQNANPDPTGAGVERHYPQDIYATVQQLGDRLETLLTENPDHSAAILVRKQRQAKFVTEQLRARFQPTTIRLYDARSGNDANHLVLELYQILRFLERPHSPDCLKGALDVLGDRQKIPTQDLARLATYPEKFLYPGPLDPALSSGPAQATQTLCVQLLQARWQLPHYQLLPFLAMTLDYSDVELATVQKLAERIAQQTQGQKNLRQSLEVFEMLLRDGFEGIELDTDARYTRPQQITVITMHKAKGLDWDYVFIPFLHDSEIPGMSWVPSGAQFLGDYNLAQVARAQIRHFVHGQDQGRSPTAPATITTLWQEAQQLKTEEEYRLLYVAMTRAKRLLWLSAAKQAPFSWSTFKPHQSSLQSQKPCPIFDVLQGKI from the coding sequence AAGATGCGTTGGCCCAATGGCGGTCTGGAGAAATGGCGATCGCCGCCGTTCCCGGTTCCGGAAAATCCCATGCCCTAGCCGTTGCCGCTGTCCTCACCCTTGCCCGGCAATCTTTGCACCACGGCCAACAGTTGGTCATTGTGACCTTTACACGAGCCGCAGCCGAGGGGATTAAGCAAAAAATTCTGACCCACCTCAAGGCCGCCCAGTTACCTGTGGTGGGTTTTTCGGTACAAACGATCCATGGTTTAGCCTTGCAAATTGCCAGTCGCCACCCGGAGGTTTCTGGCGTGGATCTAGATAGCCTTTCTCTCCAGGATATTCCCGCAAATCACCCCATTCTCCGCGCCGCCGTTGAGCAGTGGATTCAAGCCCATGGGGAACAATATGAACGTCTTTGTCAGGGGGCACGCTCTGATCAGGAAAAAACGGAGCAATTGCGCCGCCGTTTTGCCCTCAGCACAGAAATTTTGCCAGACCTTGCCCATACGGTGATCCATGAAAGTAAAAGTTCTAATCTCTCGCCCCAGGCCGTAGCCAAACTGGGAGAAACCCTGGACGATCCCTATCAATCCTTGGCGATCGCCGCTGGCATTTATCAGAATTACCAACAACTGCTCCAGGAGAACAATGTCCTTGACTACGACGATCTGGTGCTAGGGGCTATCCGGGTGCTGCAACAGCCGGAGTTACAACAATATTGGCAGGGACAAATTTACGGGATTTTTGAAGATGAGGCCCAGGATTCTAGCCCCCTCCAAGAGCAATTGATTCGCCTCCTGGCCACAGCTCCCGAATCTGGAGAATGTAACCTCGTGCGGGTGGGCGATCCAAATCAGGCGATCAATTCCACCTTTACCCCCGCTGACCCGTTCTATTTCAATCGCTTTTGTCAGGCCGTAGACTGTGCCGAAATTCACTACGCGGGCCGCTCTAGCTTGCCAATTATCACTGCGGCGAATCAGATGCTCCACTGGGCCAGTCACACCCTTTCACCGCCGGATCGGTTTGCGTTTCGCTGGCAAGAAATTTTTCCGGTGCCCAACCATGACCCCCAACAAAATGCCAATCCTGATCCCACTGGGGCGGGGGTAGAACGCCATTACCCCCAGGATATTTACGCGACGGTGCAACAACTTGGCGATCGCCTCGAAACTTTATTAACCGAAAATCCAGACCACAGTGCGGCGATTCTCGTGCGCAAACAACGCCAGGCCAAATTTGTCACTGAGCAATTAAGGGCGCGATTTCAGCCAACAACAATTCGCCTTTATGATGCCCGCAGCGGTAATGATGCCAACCATCTGGTGCTAGAGCTTTATCAAATTCTGCGGTTTCTGGAGCGGCCCCACTCCCCTGACTGCCTGAAGGGTGCCCTCGATGTTTTAGGCGATCGCCAAAAAATTCCCACCCAAGATCTAGCTCGTTTAGCCACCTATCCCGAAAAATTTCTCTATCCAGGCCCCCTCGACCCGGCCCTCTCCTCTGGCCCCGCCCAGGCCACCCAAACCCTCTGTGTTCAACTGCTCCAGGCCCGCTGGCAACTGCCCCACTACCAACTACTACCCTTTTTGGCGATGACCCTGGACTATAGCGATGTCGAACTCGCCACGGTGCAAAAACTCGCCGAACGCATCGCCCAGCAAACCCAGGGCCAAAAAAATCTACGCCAGAGCCTCGAAGTGTTTGAGATGCTCCTCCGGGATGGTTTTGAAGGCATTGAACTCGACACCGACGCCCGCTACACTCGCCCGCAGCAAATTACGGTGATCACCATGCACAAGGCGAAGGGCTTAGATTGGGACTATGTCTTTATTCCCTTTTTGCACGACTCCGAAATCCCCGGCATGAGTTGGGTGCCTAGTGGGGCGCAATTTCTCGGCGATTACAACCTGGCGCAGGTGGCCCGGGCCCAAATTCGCCATTTTGTCCATGGCCAAGATCAGGGGCGATCGCCAACGGCACCAGCCACCATTACGACCCTTTGGCAAGAAGCCCAGCAGCTTAAAACCGAAGAAGAATACCGACTTCTGTACGTGGCCATGACCCGCGCCAAACGACTCCTGTGGCTTTCTGCGGCCAAACAAGCTCCCTTTTCCTGGAGTACCTTTAAACCCCACCAAAGTTCATTGCAGTCCCAGAAACCCTGTCCAATTTTTGACGTTTTACAAGGAAAAATTTAA